CGCCCTGCAGGCGGACTGCGCCAAGCTGGAGGCGGATCTGGCCGCTATCCCCGTGGGCTCTATCAAGGCCATGAACTACTGCCATGAGGTGCTGATCCCCGACATGGCAGAGGCCCGGAAGGCCGCCGACCAGTTGGAGACGCTGACTGCCTCCAAGTCCTGGCCTTTCCCGGTATACAGCGACCTGCTGTTCTACGTATAAAGTGCGCAAGAGGGCCCCGGCCATCGGCCGGGGCCCTCTTGGATTCATCTGTTACACCAGCACGTCGAAGAACAGCGCCAAAATAGTGGTGGCGAGGCCGCAGAGGCCGATGGCAAGGCCGCTCATGGCCCCCTCCGTCTCCCCCAGCTCCAGGGCGCGGGCGGTGCCCATGGCGTGGCTGCAGGCGCCGATGGCCAGCCCTGCCGCCACCGGATCCTTCACCCGGAAGAGGCGTGCCAGCGCGGGGGCGCACAGGTTGCCCAGGATGCCGGTGAAGATCACCGCCGCCACGGTGATGGAGACAATGCCGCCCTGCCCCTCCGCAATGGCGGTGGCGATGGGTGTGGTGACGGACTTGGGCAGGAGGGAGACGGTCAGTGTCCGGTCCAGGCCGAACAGGCGGCACAGGCCCCAGATGCTGAGGACCGAAGTCACCGCCCCGGCCGCGCATCCCGCCAGGATGGGCAGCAGGTTCTTTTTCAGCAGGTCGATCTGGGCGTAGATGGTTACTGCCAGGCAGACCGTGGCCGGCCCCAGAAAGAGGTTGATGAGGCTGCCGCCGGCGTTGTACGCTGCATAGGGAATGTCAAACACCGCCAGCACCGCGATAATCATCATCACCGCCAGCACCAGGCCGTTGCAGATCACAAGCCCGGTCCGCTTCTGGATTTTGCAGCCTGCCCAGTAAGCCAGGATCGTCAGCGTCACCCCGAAAAAGGGGGACTCCCACAGCGCGCTCATCTCCGCTTCCCCCTCTCCAGCAGGCGGCAGGTGAGCCGCACCGCTCCCACTGTAGCGGCAAAGGTGGCAATCAGCGAGACCGCGCAGACGACCACCAGGGCAAGCAGGTTCTCCCGTAACACATCTGCATAGTTGATGATGCTGACACTGGCCGGGATGAAGAAGAAGGGGAGATTCCCCAGCAGGTAGTCCGACTTCTCCCGGATGTGTTCTGTCTTGATGACGCGTGCCAGCAGCAGCGCCAGAAGCAGCAGCATCCCGATGATGCTGGCAGGCAGGGTGAAGGGCAACACCCGCTCAATACAGGTGCTGATCCAGCAGATGCCGAAGATGATGCCGATCTGCGTTAGAAGTTTCAAAGTGAACCGCCTCTCCCGGCGGTCCCCCGCCGCGTTACTCTGCGCCGTATTCACACAAGGGCGCGGATTCTTTTCAACTTTTTTATTCTACGGAGACGGCCGGGGAATGTCAAATCCTTCCGGCTCCTTTTTCTGCCGCCGCCGCAAAATTCGGCAAAACAGTACAAGGCCCCGCCGGGAAAGAGCGGGACCTTGTCCAGGTCATCCAAGCATCCGCAGGAGGCCGGGGGACTCAGAGGGGCATTTGCCGCTCCAGCTCCCGGCGGAAGTCCGGGTGGGCGATGGCAATCAGCGCCCGGGCCCGCTCCACGGTGCTCTTGTATTTCAGATCCGCCACGCCGAACTCCGTCACCACATACTGGACGCAGGTGCGGGGGTGGTCACCACGCTGCCGGGGGCCAGCTGCGGCACGATTTTGGAGTGGAGGACCCCCGCCTTGTCCCGGTAGCTGGACCGGAGGGCCAGGATACTCTTTCCGCCCTTGGACCACTGGGAGCCTACCACCCACTCCAGCTGTCCGCCGGTGCCGGAGTACTGCCGGGGGCCGATACTCTCGGCATTCACCTGGCCGGTGAGGTCGATCTCCATGGCGTTGTTGATGGAGACCACATGGTCGTTCCGGGCGATGTTCCGGGCATCGTTCACCCAGTCGATCTCCTTCTGGCAGAAGGCGGGATTCTCATGGGCGAAGGCCCACAGCTCCGGCCCGCCCACCATGTTGGCGTATACGCTCCGCCCCGGGCAGGTCTGTTTGCGGCTGTTGTTCACCACGCCCCGGCGCATCAGCTCCATGACGCCGGTGCTCAGGATCTCTGTGTGGACGCCCAGATCCCGCTTTCCCGCATGGGCCAGACACTCGCCCACGGTATTGGCCAGCCCTCCCAGCCCCAGCTGGATGCAGGCGCCGTCTGGCACTAGATCCGCGATGTAGCCCGCGATGCGGCTGTCCGTCTCGTTTCCCGCTGCGATGGGCGTCTCTACCAGAGGACGGCTGGATTCGATGATCCCGTCCACCTCTGATACATGGATGCGGGTGTGGGCCTCCCCATCACTGGGAATATTGGGCATTCGGGGGTTCACCTCCGCCAGCACCAGCTCGCACTGCTCCAGCACCTTCCGGCTCAGGGCCGTGCCCCACAGGGAGCGGCTCATCCACCCGTTCTCATCCGGGAGCGAGCAGGTCAGCGCCGCCACCCGGGGGCGCCGGGCCAGGAGCCACGCGGGCGTCTGACTCAGGTTGGAGGGGGCGTAATGGACGTTGCCCATGGGCTCCAGGCCCCGCTCCACGCCGTAAAAGTTGGAGTCATAAGTCACCTGTCCGGCCAGCTCCGGCGTCAGCAGCCGGGTCCCGGCGGGGATGAAGTGCCCGTAGATGGCGATATGGCCGCCGGTCTCCAGCAGGCGCTCCGCCAGCGCCCCGTCCAGCTCCCAGGGCCAGTTGGACATGGCGGCGAAGGCCGCCGTGTCCCCGTCCCGGATCAGCTCCGCCGCCTCCCGGGCGGTCATCTGCAGGGCCTGATACTGGGTCTGCCAGTTGCCCGCTCCCGCGCAGCGTCCCCGGCGGATGGGTGTCAGTTCTGTCATCGTCATTCTCCTTTGCCGCGCCCCTCTGCGGGGCGGTGTCTCCGGCGGTTTGTACAGCCCGCCGTGGGGGCCGCGGCCGCCGGTTCCCTTTCCCGTCTATTGTACCGCACATTCCGCTTCCGCACAATCCTCTTTTCCGCGGACGAGTTAATAGAAATTTTGTTTTTTTCTGCTTGCGCCCGGCCGCTTCGCCGTGCTATACTGGCGTTGTTCTTGATTTTTTCCATGGAGGTGCATCTTGCAGAAACGCAGTCACAAACTGCTGGCCGCCACCCTGCTGGAGAATACCCAGGGATTTCAGGCCAGACGATTCGAGCTCGCCTTCCTGTTCGGCTCCTTTCAGCCGGACTGCAACCCCCTGACCTATTTGAAGGGCTCCCTGCGGGCCTATAAGTTCCGGGGGCATAACTACTCCAACTCCCAGCACTACATCTACTCCCGCATCTCCCGGCTCCAGCGCCGCCAGCGCTGGACCATCTGGCAGTATTACACCCTGGGCAAACTGACCCACTATCTGGCGGATGCGTTCACCTATCCCCATAACGAGAATTATCCCGACAGTATGCTCTGCCACCACCAGTATGAGACGGACCTGCGGGCCTATCTGGAGGAGTATCTGGCCACCCGCGCCCTTCGTCGGGAGAAGTTCCGTCAGGACGTGGCGGACGCCCTTCAGGAGCTGCACCGGCAGTACATGGCCGGCGTGGCCGATATGCGCAAGGATGTGCAGTTCATCCTGAAGGCCACCTCCCTGCTGATGGCCGGCTGCCTGCCTGCCAGCGCCGCAGCGGCTGTCTGAACCCTGTTTTGGGAAAAGCGCACAGCAGCGGTTTCCCTTTCGGCGCATTCTTTGGAATCATTGTCAATTTCCATTTGCTTTTTCTGGTGTTATCCTGAAACTATCAAAGGACTCGGAAAGGAACCCAGTCATGACCAACATCACCCGTTCTGCCGAATACCGTTACTTTAGCTTTACCTATTTTTATGGTAAGGCTTATTTCGGTTTGGCTGAAAATGTGTGTGATCGTGTCTGACGCCAGGAAAAGGCTATCAGTGCATGACGACCCGCAGCCGAACCGGCTGCGGGTCTTTTTTGTACCAGCCCCATCATTTTTAGGAGGAATACAGTATGATCGTCGTTCTGAAACAAAACCCCAACCGGCACCAGCTGGAGAGCCTGATCGCCTGGCTCCAGGAAAAGGGGATCATCATCCACACCAGCATCGGCGAGGCCCACACCATCTTAGGACTGGTGGGTGATACCAGCCAGCTGGACATCGACCTGATTGCCGCCCTGGACATCGTGGAGGATGTGAAACGGGTCCAGGAGCCCTACAAGAATGCCAACCGGAAGTTCCACCCGGAGGACACGGTGGTGCAGGTGGGCAACACCCAGATCGGCGGCGGCAATCTGACCCTGATGGCGGGTCCCTGCTCTGTGGAGAGCGAGGAGCAGGTGGTGGCCATTGCCAAAGCGGTGAAGGCCAGCGGCGCCACCATGCTGCGGGGGGGCGCCTTCAAGCCCCGGACCTCCCCCTACTCCTTCCAGGGCCTGGGGGCCACGGGTTTGGAGTACCTGAAGGTGGCCCGGCAGGAGACCGGCCTCCCCATCGTGACGGAGCTGATGGACCTGAGCCAGCTGCCCCTCTTCAAGGATGTGGACGTGATCCAGATCGGCGCCCGGAACATGCAGAACTTCGACCTACTCAAGGCCGTAGGCCATCAGGACAAACCCGTCATGATCAAACGGGGCATGTCCGCCACCTACGAGGAGTGGCTGATGAGCGCCGAGTACGTCATGGCCGGCGGCAATGAGAATGTGATCCTCTGCGAGCGAGGTATCCGCACCTTTGAGAGCTACACCCGCAACACCCTGGATCTGGCCTGCATCCCCGTGCTGCGGAAGCTGACCCACCTGCCCATCATCATCGATCCCAGCCATGCCACCGGCAAGAGCTGGCTGGTAGATCCCCTGGCCATGGGCGCCGTGGCTACCGGTGCCGACGGATTGCTGATCGAGGTCCACAACGACCCGGCCCATGCCCTGTGCGATGGCCCCCAGTCCCTGAAGCCGGAGGTGTTCGACGGCCTGGCGAAGAAGCTGCTGAAGCTCCATGACTTTATGAAGACGGTGGAGGAGTAAGACATGAATGTTGCCATCGTCGGCCTGGGCCTCATCGGCGGGTCCATGGCCAAGAGCATCAAGAACCGCACCAGCCACACCGTCTGGGGCATAGACCTGAACGCGGAGACCATGACCATGGCCCGGATGTGCGGCGCCATCGACGCCCCCCTGACGGAGGAGAACCTGCCCCAGGCGGATCTGATCCTGGTGGCGATCCGGCCCGGCGCCGCCATCGAGTGGGTCCGGCAGCACGCGCCGCAGATCGCCAAGTCCGCCATTCTGGTGGACCTGTGCGGCGTGAAGCGGACCGTGGTGGCGGCCATCGCCCCCATCGCAGAGGAACGCGGCTTCTCCTATATCGGCGGCCACCCCATGGCCGGTAAGGAGCGGGGCGGCTTCACCGCCTCCGCAGAGGACCTGTACGTGGGAGCATCTATGATCCTGACGCCGGACAAGCGGACGGACATGCGGCTGCTGGAGACGCTGAAGGCCTTCTTTCTGGACCTGGGCTTTGCGGGCCTCACCTTCTCAACGCCGGAGGAGCACGACCGCATCATCGCCTTTACTTCCCAGCTGGCCCATATCGTCTCCAGCGCCTATGTGAAGTCGCCGGAGGCCCAGAAGCGCCGAGGCTTTTCCGCCGGCAGCTTTCAGGATATGACCCGGGTGGCCCGTCTGGATGAGGACATGTGGACAGAGCTGTTTCTGGACGATGAGGACTTCCTCACCGCCGAGCTGGAAGAGCTGATCGGCCACCTGACGGACTACCGCAACGCCTTGCGGGCCAAGGATACTCAGCGGCTGCACGATTTGCTGAAGGAGGGCCGGGAGCTGAAGGCCACCGCCGGCGGCAACTGACCTATTTCCGGCGCCGCTGCGCGACATGATTCTATAAAAGGAGTTTTTCGATGTTTGACTCCATCCGAACCATTCCCGTCCGGGTCCGGCCGCCCTATGATGTGCGCATTGGCAGCGGCCTGCTTGGCCGGTGCGGGGACTATCTGGCCGCGCTGCTGGGACAGCGGAGGATCGCCGTTCTGGCCGACGACACCGTGGCCTCCCTGTACCTGGACACCGTCACCGCCGCTCTGGAGGACGCGGGCTTTGCCGTCTGCTCCCATATCTTCCCCTCCGGGGAGGGGCGCAAGAATCTCTCCACCCTGACAGAGCTACTGGAGTTCCTGGCGTCGGAGCATCTGACCCGCACGGACTGCGTGGCCGCCCTGGGCGGCGGCGTCACTGGGGACATGGCGGGCTTTGCTGCCGCCGTGTACCTCCGGGGCATCCGGTATGTCCAGCTGCCCACCACCCTGCTGGCGGCGGTGGACTCCTCCGTGGGGGGTAAGACCGCCGTGGACCTGACCGCCGGGAAGAACCTGGCCGGGGCCTTCTGCCAGCCTGCCGCCGTGATCTGCGACACGGACTGCCTGAAGACCCTGCCCCCCGACGTGTTTGCCGACGGGGCCGCCGAGGCCGTCAAGACCGGCGTGCTCTCTGACGAAGCCCTGTTCGCCCTGTTTGAGGACGGCACCCTCACCGCCGACCCCGGCGAGGTCATCGCCCGGTGCGTCGCCTACAAGGCCGGCGTGGTGGAGCGGGACGAGAAGGAGCAGGGGGAGCGGAAGCTTTTGAACCTGGGCCATACTGTGGGCCACGCCATCGAGAAGTGCAGCGGCTATGTTATCCCCCATGGCCACGCCGTGGCGGCGGGGCTGGCCGTCATCGCCCGGGCTGCGGAGGCCCTGGGCTGGACGGAGGAGTCCCTGGCGGCGCGAATCACCGCCTGCCTTTCTAAAAATGGCCTGCCCACCGGGACAGACTACTCTGCTGAAGCCCTGGCGGAGGCAGCCCTTTCCGACAAGAAGCGCGCCGGTGGGGATATCACCCTGGTGGTCCCCCGGAAGATCGGCCATTGCGAGCTGCGGAAGGTCCCGGTAGCGGACCTGCTGCCCATCATCCGGGCAGGACTGGAGGCGTAAATGGACCTTCAAATCACCCCGAAAAAACTCTCCGGCGCCGTGACGCCGCCCTCCAGCAAGTCTCAGGCCCACCGATTGCTGATCGCCGCTGCTCTCAGCGGCGGGATCAGCGTCATCCACGGCCTGGCGGACTCCCAGGACATCCGGGCCACCCGCCGGTGCCTGTCTGCCATGTGTGCCGGGATGGAGGATCTGCCGGATGGCACCCTCCGGGTCCACGGACTGGGAAACGGCATCGTCATCGCACCTCCCTATGCCCTGCTGGACTGCGGGGAATCGGGCTCTACCCTGCGCTTCCTGATCCCCGTGGGCCTGCTGATACAGGGAGAGGCGTCCTTCACCGGCCGAGGCCGGCTGATGGAGCGCCCGCTGAAGCCCTACGAGGACCTGTTCCGGGAGAAGGGCATCGCCTGGAAGCTGGCGGACAACGTCCTCACCGTAAACGGCGGTCGGGGATACGGTACCCTGGCCCTGGACCCGGGGACATACCGCCTGCCCGGCAACGTATCCAGCCAGTTCTTCACAGGGCTGCTGTTCGTCATGCCCCTGCTGGAGGGAGACTCTACCCTGGTGTCCACCACACCCCTGGAGAGCCGGGACTACCTGGAGATGACCCGGCAGGCTCAGGCCGCTGCCGGTGTCACCAGCCGGTGGCTGGACGAAAACACGCTCTTCGTCCCTGGCGGCCAGACCTACCAGTCCTTTGAGGCCACGGCGGAGGCGGACTGGTCCCAGGCGGGGTTCTGGTACGCCGCCGATTTCCTGGACAGCCGTGTGGACATCCGGGGCCTGAATCCCGACTCTGCGCAGGGGGACAAGGCAGTCAGCGAACTTTACTGGCGGCTGGCCCGGCCGGGGGACACGGAGATCGATGTCTCCGGATGCCCCGACCTGCTGCCGCCTCTGGCGGTGATGGCGGCGGCCCGCTCCGGTACCACCCGGTTTGTGAACGCTGCCCGGCTGCGGATGAAGGAGAGCGACCGGCTTTCCACCACCGCCGCCCTGCTGACCGCCCTGGGCGGACGGGCGGAGGAGGGGCCGGACTTTCTGACAGTCCACGGCGGGACGCTCACCGGCGGCATGGTGGACTGCGCCAACGACCACCGGATCGCCATGGCGGCCGCCATCGCCGCCACCGCCTGTACCGGCCCCGTCACGGTGCTGGGGGCCCAATGCGTGCAGAAGTCCTACCCGGATTTCTGGGAGGTGTACAAGAACCTGGGAGGTGATATCCATGTCCTCTGAATTCGGCAGTCTCCTGAAAATCTCTGTCTTCGGCCAATCCCATGGAAGGGCCATCGGCGTGGTGGTGGATGGCCTGCCCGCCGGGGAGGCCATCGACCTGGAGGAGCTGAACGCCTTCCTGGCCCGGCGGAAGCCGGGGAAGAGCCACCTTTCCACCGCCCGGAGGGAGGCCGACGCGCCGGTGTTCCTCTCCGGCCTGGAAAACGGCGTCACCTGTGGAGCCCCTCTGTGCGCGGTCATCGAAAATGGAGACCAGCACTCATCGGACTATGATGCCCTGCAGGACAAGCCCCGGCCCGGCCACGCAGACTACACTGCATTTGTCAAGTGGGGCGGGCAGGCGGACATGCGGGGCGGCGGCCACTTCTCCGGCCGGCTGACGGCGCCCCTGTGTATCGCCGGCGGCATCGCCAAGCAGATTCTCTCCCGCCGGGGCGTATACGTAGGGGCCCACCTCCAGTCCGTGGGGACGGTGGCGGATGCATTATTCCCCCTGCGGCCCACGAAGGAGCTGTTTGACGCCGTGGCTGCCAAGCCATTCCCGGTGCTGGACGACCAGGCGGGGGAGCGGATGCAGGCGCTGATTCTGGAGGCCTGGAAAAATCTGGATTCTGTGGGAGGCGTCGTTGAGTGTGCCGCCACGGGCCTTCCCGCCGGACTGGGGGAGCCCATGTTCGGCGGCGTGGAAAACCGGCTGGCCGCCGCCCTCTTCGGCATTCCCGCCGTGAAGGGCGTGGAGTTTGGGGACGGCTTCGCCGCCGCCCGGTCCCGGGGGTCCGAAAACAACGACCCCTTTGTGATGGAGGACGGCCGGGTGCAGACGCAGACCAACCACGCGGGCGGCATTCTGGGGGGCATCACCAGCGGAATGCCCATCGTCCTGCGGACGGCCATGAAGCCCACACCGTCCATCGCCCAGCCCCAGCGGACGGTCAGCCTGTCCGCCGGAGAGAATGCGGAGCTTGTGATTCACGGGCGGCACGACCCCTGCATTGCCCACCGGGCGGTCCCGGTGGTGGAGGCGGTTACTGCCGCCGTGCTGTTAGATTTATTATTGGAGGGACATCATGGAACTTTCTGAGATTCGAGAGAAGATCGACGCAGTGGACGAGCAGCTGCTGGACCTGTTCCTGCAGCGCATGGACCTGTCCGACGAGGTGGCTGCCTACAAGAATGCGCACCATCTGCCCATTTTGAACAAAGAACGGGAGCGGGCCATCCTGGCCAAGGTGACGGAGAAATCCGGGGAGCGGGAGCGGTATGCCTACCACCTGTTCTCCACCCTGTTCGAGCTGGCCCGGTCCCGGCAGGCAGAGCTGATCTCCGCCCCCACCAAGGTGGCCGCCCAAGTCCGCGCCTCTCTGGAGGCCGGTACCTCGGTCTTTCCCCAGACGGGCCTGGTGGCCTGTCAGGGCGTGGAGGGGGCCAACTCCCAGGTGGCCTGTGACCGGCTGCTGCCCCGGGGCAACATCGTGTATGTGAAGACCTTCCAGGCTGTGGTGTCCGCTGTGGAGTCCGGCCTGTGCAGGTTCGGTGTGCTGCCCATTGAGAACAGCTCCAACGGCTCCGTCCGGGCGGTGTACGAGCTGCTGCAGGACCACAACCTCTCCATCGTCCGGTCCACCCGGCTGTGCATCCGGCACGAGTTGCTGACGCTGCCCGGCGTGAAGATGGAGGACATCACGGAGATCTACTCCCACGAGCAGGCCATCGGCCAGTGCAGCAAGTTCCTGAACAGCCTCAACGGCGTCCGTGTCATCCCCTGCGACAACACCGCCATGGCCGCCAAGATGGTGGCGGAGAAGGGCGACCGCCACGCCGCCGCCATTTCCTCCCACCCCTGCGCGGCGTTGTACGGCCTGACCTGCCTCAACGACAGCATCCAGGACAGCGACAACAACTACACCCGGTTCATCTGCATCACCAAGGATCCGGTGATCTATGCCGGCGCCAACCGGATCAGCCTGATTATCGCCTTTGACAACCGGCCCGGCGCCCTGTATGAAATCCTCTCCAAGCTGGCGGCACTGGACATCAACATGACGAAGCTGGAGTCCTGCCCCGTGGCGGGAAGTGACTTTGAGTTTGTTTTCTTCCTGGAGCTGGACGCCTCCGTCCAGGATCCCAGCGTCCTGGCCATGCTGGAGGAGATGGAGCGCAGCTGTGCCGAGTTCCAGTTCTTGGGCAACTACGCGGAAGTCTGAGCCATGGATGAGCGGATTTACGGCCTGCTGGGCCGGAAGCTGGGCCACAGCTGGTCCGTCCCCATCCATGCCGCCCTGGGCAACGGCGCCTACCGCCTTCTCGAGCTGGAGCCGGATGGACTGGCTCCCTTTCTTCACCGGAAGGACATCGGCGGCCTGAACGTCACCATCCCCTACAAGCGGGACGTGATGCCCCTGTGCGATGAGATCGACCCGGCGGCGGAGGCCATCGGCAGCGTCAACACCATCGTCCGGTGCGCAGACGGCAAGCTGGTGGGCTATAATACGGACATCGACGGGTTCCTCTATATGGCCTGCCGGGCGGGTATCTCCCTGTCAGGGAAAAAAGTCGTGATTTTGGGCAGCGGCGGGGCGTCTCTGACGGCCCAGACCGCCGCCCGGCAGGGGGGCGCGGCGGAGGTTGTGGTGGTATCCCGTTTCGGTCCGGACAACTATGACAACCTCTCTCGCCACGCTGACGCGGAGATCCTGGTGAACGCCACTCCGGTGGGCATGTACCCCGGCAACGGCCAGTCTCCCGTGGACCTGTCCGTATTTCCGGTCTGTCAGGGGGTGCTGGACGTCATCTACAATCCCCGGCGCACGGCCCTGCTGCTGCAGGCGGAGGCGCGGAGCATCCCCTGCTCTGACGGACTGCCCATGCTGGTGGCCCAGGCGGTGGCGGCAGAGGAGCGGTTCTTCAACAGGTCCATTCCCGCCGGTGAGAATGAGCGGATTTTGGTTCAGCTCCGGCGGGAGATGACCAACCTCATCCTGATCGGCATGCCCGGCAGTGGCAAGACCACGGTGGGGGAGGCGCTCTCCCGCCTCACCGGCCGGGAGGCCGTGGATCTGGACCAGATGATCGAAACCACCGCCGGCTGTTCCATCCCGGAGATCTTCCAGCGTGAAGGCGAGTCCGGCTTCCGGGCCCGGGAGCGGGCCGCCGCGGAGGAGGCTGGGAAGCGCACAGGCGTCATCCTCCTCACCGGCGGCGGTATCATCAAGACGGCGGAAAACTACGCGGCCCTCCATCAGAACGGCCGCATCTATCAGCTGGTGCGGGATCTCAGCCTGCTGCCCACCGAGGGCCGGCCCCTGTCCCAGGGGGCGGATCTGGCCGCCATGTGGCGGGAGCGGGCGCCCCTGTACGCCCGATTCCGGGACGTGGAGATTGACAACAGCGGCACGGTGGAGGACACCGCCGCCGCTATCTGGAGGGATTTTTGTGCACATTCTGGTAGTTAACGGCCCCAATATGAACATGCTGGGAATCCGCCAGCCGGAGATCTACGGCCATGAGACCTATGAGGACCTGAAGGCGCTGATCCGGGCGGAGGCGGACCGGCTGGGCGCGTCCGTCTCCTTCTTCCAGTCCAACCACGAGGGGGCCCTGGTGGACGCCATCCAGCAGGCATACTTCGACCATGTGGACGGCATCATCATCAACCCGGCAGCCTACACCCACACCAGTGTGGCCCTGCTGGATGCCGTGAAGGCGGTGGGGATCCCCACGGTGGAGGTCCACGTCTCCGACCCGGACAGCCGGGAGGAGTTCCGCCGTGTCTCCTACATCCGGGCCGCCTGCGCGGCCACCATCCGGGGCCATGGGCTCCAGGGATATGTGGAGGCCCTGCGGTTTCTCTGCGGCGCGGACGCTTGACAAACGGCGGTCTCTGACGGATAATATGCCCATACCCCATTGGGTATCCGGGAGGTGTCGGCATGAGACAATGTATGGATGCGGACAACCTGCACCGGCGGCTGAAGAAGATCGTCGGCCAGGTGCAGGCCATTGACCGCATGGTAGACGAGGACGTGCCCTGTGAGGATGTGCTGTCCCAGATCAACGCCGCCAAGTCCGCCCTCCACAAGTGCGGGCAGGTGGTGCTGGAGGGGCACATCCAGCACTGTGTCCGGGACGGCATCCAGCACGGGGATGCGGACAAGACCATCGAGAGCTTCACCAAGGCGGTGGAGCGGTTCTCCAACATGGGTTGAAGGCAAGGGGATCGGCTGAAAAGCCGATCCCCTTTGTATATGTTACAGGATTTTCTCCAGAGCGTAATTGGTCAATACCTGTCCGCGGCAGGGCACCTGCTGTTCCCGCTCTATCGCATAGCCCCGGCCGAGGAAGAAGGGCAGGGCGGTCTTGGAGGCGTGGACAGTGACGGCGTCCACCCCAATTCCCGGCAGTGGG
This DNA window, taken from Dysosmobacter welbionis, encodes the following:
- a CDS encoding bifunctional chorismate mutase/prephenate dehydratase — translated: MELSEIREKIDAVDEQLLDLFLQRMDLSDEVAAYKNAHHLPILNKERERAILAKVTEKSGERERYAYHLFSTLFELARSRQAELISAPTKVAAQVRASLEAGTSVFPQTGLVACQGVEGANSQVACDRLLPRGNIVYVKTFQAVVSAVESGLCRFGVLPIENSSNGSVRAVYELLQDHNLSIVRSTRLCIRHELLTLPGVKMEDITEIYSHEQAIGQCSKFLNSLNGVRVIPCDNTAMAAKMVAEKGDRHAAAISSHPCAALYGLTCLNDSIQDSDNNYTRFICITKDPVIYAGANRISLIIAFDNRPGALYEILSKLAALDINMTKLESCPVAGSDFEFVFFLELDASVQDPSVLAMLEEMERSCAEFQFLGNYAEV
- a CDS encoding zinc dependent phospholipase C family protein; the protein is MQKRSHKLLAATLLENTQGFQARRFELAFLFGSFQPDCNPLTYLKGSLRAYKFRGHNYSNSQHYIYSRISRLQRRQRWTIWQYYTLGKLTHYLADAFTYPHNENYPDSMLCHHQYETDLRAYLEEYLATRALRREKFRQDVADALQELHRQYMAGVADMRKDVQFILKATSLLMAGCLPASAAAAV
- a CDS encoding 3-phosphoshikimate 1-carboxyvinyltransferase, with protein sequence MDLQITPKKLSGAVTPPSSKSQAHRLLIAAALSGGISVIHGLADSQDIRATRRCLSAMCAGMEDLPDGTLRVHGLGNGIVIAPPYALLDCGESGSTLRFLIPVGLLIQGEASFTGRGRLMERPLKPYEDLFREKGIAWKLADNVLTVNGGRGYGTLALDPGTYRLPGNVSSQFFTGLLFVMPLLEGDSTLVSTTPLESRDYLEMTRQAQAAAGVTSRWLDENTLFVPGGQTYQSFEATAEADWSQAGFWYAADFLDSRVDIRGLNPDSAQGDKAVSELYWRLARPGDTEIDVSGCPDLLPPLAVMAAARSGTTRFVNAARLRMKESDRLSTTAALLTALGGRAEEGPDFLTVHGGTLTGGMVDCANDHRIAMAAAIAATACTGPVTVLGAQCVQKSYPDFWEVYKNLGGDIHVL
- a CDS encoding LrgB family protein, with the translated sequence MSALWESPFFGVTLTILAYWAGCKIQKRTGLVICNGLVLAVMMIIAVLAVFDIPYAAYNAGGSLINLFLGPATVCLAVTIYAQIDLLKKNLLPILAGCAAGAVTSVLSIWGLCRLFGLDRTLTVSLLPKSVTTPIATAIAEGQGGIVSITVAAVIFTGILGNLCAPALARLFRVKDPVAAGLAIGACSHAMGTARALELGETEGAMSGLAIGLCGLATTILALFFDVLV
- the aroB gene encoding 3-dehydroquinate synthase gives rise to the protein MFDSIRTIPVRVRPPYDVRIGSGLLGRCGDYLAALLGQRRIAVLADDTVASLYLDTVTAALEDAGFAVCSHIFPSGEGRKNLSTLTELLEFLASEHLTRTDCVAALGGGVTGDMAGFAAAVYLRGIRYVQLPTTLLAAVDSSVGGKTAVDLTAGKNLAGAFCQPAAVICDTDCLKTLPPDVFADGAAEAVKTGVLSDEALFALFEDGTLTADPGEVIARCVAYKAGVVERDEKEQGERKLLNLGHTVGHAIEKCSGYVIPHGHAVAAGLAVIARAAEALGWTEESLAARITACLSKNGLPTGTDYSAEALAEAALSDKKRAGGDITLVVPRKIGHCELRKVPVADLLPIIRAGLEA
- a CDS encoding CidA/LrgA family protein, which translates into the protein MKLLTQIGIIFGICWISTCIERVLPFTLPASIIGMLLLLALLLARVIKTEHIREKSDYLLGNLPFFFIPASVSIINYADVLRENLLALVVVCAVSLIATFAATVGAVRLTCRLLERGKRR
- the aroF gene encoding 3-deoxy-7-phosphoheptulonate synthase, which codes for MIVVLKQNPNRHQLESLIAWLQEKGIIIHTSIGEAHTILGLVGDTSQLDIDLIAALDIVEDVKRVQEPYKNANRKFHPEDTVVQVGNTQIGGGNLTLMAGPCSVESEEQVVAIAKAVKASGATMLRGGAFKPRTSPYSFQGLGATGLEYLKVARQETGLPIVTELMDLSQLPLFKDVDVIQIGARNMQNFDLLKAVGHQDKPVMIKRGMSATYEEWLMSAEYVMAGGNENVILCERGIRTFESYTRNTLDLACIPVLRKLTHLPIIIDPSHATGKSWLVDPLAMGAVATGADGLLIEVHNDPAHALCDGPQSLKPEVFDGLAKKLLKLHDFMKTVEE
- the aroC gene encoding chorismate synthase, translated to MSSEFGSLLKISVFGQSHGRAIGVVVDGLPAGEAIDLEELNAFLARRKPGKSHLSTARREADAPVFLSGLENGVTCGAPLCAVIENGDQHSSDYDALQDKPRPGHADYTAFVKWGGQADMRGGGHFSGRLTAPLCIAGGIAKQILSRRGVYVGAHLQSVGTVADALFPLRPTKELFDAVAAKPFPVLDDQAGERMQALILEAWKNLDSVGGVVECAATGLPAGLGEPMFGGVENRLAAALFGIPAVKGVEFGDGFAAARSRGSENNDPFVMEDGRVQTQTNHAGGILGGITSGMPIVLRTAMKPTPSIAQPQRTVSLSAGENAELVIHGRHDPCIAHRAVPVVEAVTAAVLLDLLLEGHHGTF
- a CDS encoding prephenate dehydrogenase encodes the protein MNVAIVGLGLIGGSMAKSIKNRTSHTVWGIDLNAETMTMARMCGAIDAPLTEENLPQADLILVAIRPGAAIEWVRQHAPQIAKSAILVDLCGVKRTVVAAIAPIAEERGFSYIGGHPMAGKERGGFTASAEDLYVGASMILTPDKRTDMRLLETLKAFFLDLGFAGLTFSTPEEHDRIIAFTSQLAHIVSSAYVKSPEAQKRRGFSAGSFQDMTRVARLDEDMWTELFLDDEDFLTAELEELIGHLTDYRNALRAKDTQRLHDLLKEGRELKATAGGN